A portion of the Trichoplusia ni isolate ovarian cell line Hi5 chromosome 12, tn1, whole genome shotgun sequence genome contains these proteins:
- the LOC113499472 gene encoding uncharacterized protein LOC113499472, producing the protein MCSEMWFMSIVALLVVDVRTGALQDRDMVPAVCYACSRANGTGCEQAGSWQAVTCPADRPLCATVAIAPDFGSSLGCAAASQTPCTLTNSSSNSFQLTCVCSTHLCNAPYSSELRDELLNYTFTLSNSTNVAFNFFQSTKFKNITEENLYKAITIELNKATTTEQKSTSPLTTVSVPATMNANSIIHIDVELPRAEALKQEPTVPSDDDEDEGEGSGAYEESRVHNHAVSAPAAPSSYLPADENSAALLYKDLLIITLPLYFLV; encoded by the exons ATATGGTGCCCGCCGTGTGCTACGCGTGCTCGCGCGCTAACGGCACGGGCTGCGAGCAGGCCGGCAGCTGGCAGGCCGTCACGTGCCCTGCAGACCGACCACTCTGTGCCACCGTCGCCATAGCCCCTG aTTTCGGATCATCGCTCGGCTGTGCCGCGGCCTCGCAGACGCCGTGTACCTTAACGAACTCTTCCAGCAACTCGTTCCAGCTGACGTGTGTGTGCAGCACACACCTCTGCAATGCGCCGTACTCCTCCGAACTGAGAGATGAGCTTCTGAATTATACATTTACCTTAAGTAATAGCACGAACGTGGCGTTCAACTTCTTTCAATCGACCAAGTTTAAGAATATTACGGAAGAGAATCTGTACAAAGCAATTACTATTGAGTTGAATAAAGCGACGACAACTGAGCAGAAAAGTACGTCTCCGTTGACTACGGTGTCTGTCCCTGCGACGATGAATGCGAATTCTATTATTCATATTGATGTTGAGCTGCCGAGGGCTGAAGCTTTAAAGCAGGAGCCGACTGTGCcgtctgatgatgatgaagatgaggGCGAGGGGAGCGGGGCCTACGAGGAGTCGCGCGTCCACAACCACGCAGTGTCCGCGCCCGCGGCACCCAGCTCCTACCTACCTGCTGACGAGAATAGCGCCGCTCTCCTCTACAAAGACTTGCTCATCATCACATTACCCCTCTACTTCCTAGTCTAA